ACCGGATTTGTCGCCTCACACCTcattcttcagcttctctcCCGCAACTACAATGTCCGCGCAACAATTCGCGACTCATCAAAAGAATCGGCTGTTCGCCAGGATCTCAACGCTGCAGGAGCCAACAACATCGCCAAACTCGCCTTCTTCGTGGCAGATCTGACTAAAGACGAAGGTTGGGAAGCTGCCATGGATGGTTGCGACTATGTTCACCATGTTGCTTCACCATTTCCAAGTCAAGCGCCCAAGGATGAAAATGAGCTGTTGATACCGGCGAAAGAGGGAACCCTCAGGGTTCTCCAGGCGGCAGCGCGAGCCAATGTGAAGCGGGTGATATTTACATCATCCTTTGCAGCAATTGGTTACGGAAAACAACACAAGGATGAATTCGATGAAAGGGATTGGTCAGATCCAGAAGGTCTTCCGGTCTACCACAAGAGCAAACTCTTTGCTGAACGTGCAGCTTGGGACTTTGTGAATCAGCAGCAAGACTCGAGGCTCGAACTTGTCGTTCTCAACCCTGTGGGCATTTTTGGCCCTGTGCTGGGCCAAAAGGTCTCTTCAAGCATTGGTCTTATCAAGACAATGCTTGAGGGAGGAATGGCGGCCTGTCCACGCATCTACTTCAACCTCGTGGACGTGCGCGATCTGGCAGACATGCACATTCTTGCAATGACACATCCCAAGGCAGGCGGAGAACGTTTTATTGCAAGCGGGGACGGAGCGCCCCTGTCTCTAATGGATGTTGCAAACATTATCCGTGGTCAGAGACCAGAGAAAGCGGCGAAGGTACCGAAAAGACAGCTACAGGATTGGATGGTAAAGACAATCGGGTTCGTGAACCCTCAAGTGCGAAGTTTGGTTCCCCAACTTGGACAGAGGAGGAAATTAAGCAATCTCCAAGCAAAGAGAATTCTAGGGTGGAAACCAAGAGCCGTGGAGGATTGTTTGGGAGATACTGTAGACAGCCTGGCACAGCATAAGTTGATATAGGTGGGATGTTGAGTTATCTACGGCGTGTTTGCAGCTACACTTGGATAAGACGGCCAGTTTATTTGGCTGGAAGTATCAATAATAGTAGTCCCTTTGCTAGAATCCTAACAACTATTTTGTTGGTTGCCCTGCCCGGGCACATGAAACCTGGAACCCAGTGTCACTCAATGGGGGTTCTTCACTTTTAGGCCCCCATTTCCCACAGCTTTCTCGATAGGTCTGGAGGGTTTTGCACCTTGGTCCAGACTACCATTCTCGTTCCTTCGGTCCTATGTGCCCATTGTCCTCTTCCATAGACGAGGTCGATGAAACTATGGAGAGTCTCTAGGGTACGAACGAGGTTCAGGTCGACCTCGCGAGCCCAGACGATGAAGCCGTCCATTGTGACTGTTTGATAGATGCAGATAATCTATTgctgttttctttttcctgcTTTGCTTGCGAGTGCGGTTGGAATATGGACCACGATGGGGGGGGTGTATAGGCATTATATGTGTCGAGACAGACTGTGATTCAAACCTCGAAGGACAGGTGATCAGTACGCCTCAGCAGATGTGAAAAACCGCCCCTCTACGAGTTGATTCAATGATGAATGCATACAGCCTTTCTTAATCAAGATCTTCGGACCGTTGCTGTACGTGATACACACCGACCAGTTGCCTCAGGCCCTGATGCGATGAGCCAGATTATGTACTGGACTCCAATCTCGCTGAACTGCAAGCCCTACCCGAAGTCAGAGACGGGGACTCTATTTTTGCCCCATGCAGTGACTAGGCGCCATAATGCCCCACCAGATTGGCACTGGTTAGGCGATCGATTAACGTACGGCTCGATGTACTGATCGATCTCCACTATCATTTTTGTCGGCGCAACCGCAGTAGATATGTGAACACAGAGGTCCGGAGGCTTCGAAATCTTAGCAATGACTTCTATCAAATAAAGTATCATGCCAATCCGCAACAAAGGCTTAAGGCCATGCTTGATGTAGGGTCTCAAGGTTGGAAAATCCAAaagaaagaagcagaagagggATGAAATCAAAGAGGAAAGGACGCGAGAAGGCGGTATGGAATATAAATCCTTTGACCTTGAATAGCGCGCCTATCATTCCGCTGACTAACCTAGGAACTAGAGTTGTCATTGTTGGGCATTGATTGGTCGAAACTATCCGACCCGGTGTCTTGGCATTCTCCAGCTTCCGGACGCGAAAACGCCTCCTAGACCCCAGCCAATTAGACGTCGTATTACCCCCGGGGAAACTAACATCGGTGTCCGATGAACTTCCGACACTTGTAAGCCAGGGGAATGCTTTGTCATGACCCGGAGATTCTCATGCGCAAGCAACGAAGAAGATAGGACCTTGGCGCAGAGTCGGGATATAAAATGCCAACTGTCTACCGTTTGTTTGGTTGGCCCAATATTCATAACATCCTCTCTTATCACTCACACCATTCGCCAAAATGTCTCGAGCTTTGCTCATCACTGGTGCCACCGGAAAGCAGGGTGGCTCCGTCATTAGAGCCCTACTTGCTGCCAATGCCGATTTCGATATTCTAGCCGTTACGAGAGactcatcatcaccttctGCCAGGAAACTAGTCGAAAAGTCACCTCGAATCAGCCTGGTTCAGGGTAATCTGAATGATGCCGAAGGCATTTTCGACACTGCCAAGGCAGCATCCAAGGTGCCTATATGGGGCGTCTTCAGCGTTCAGGTTAGCATTGTCTCGTTTTGTGGTATGTTATAGTAGCTGATCATTGGAATAGACACCTGCGATGAACAAGACCGGTCCAATTATCGAGGAGCGGCAGGGAAAGGCGCTTGTTGATGCTGCCATAAATCATGGTGTTCAGCATTTTGTCTACTCCTCCGTTGACCGTAGTGGCGCGAAATCCTTTGAAAATGCCACTAATATTCCGCACTTCAAGAGCAAGCACAACATTGAGCACCACCTCGTTCAGAAGTCAAAGGAGGCTGCCCTCGGATGGACTATTCTCCGCCCAGTAGCTTTTATGGAGAACTTCGATGGCGGGTTCCTCGGAAAGGTGTTTGCGACGTCATGGAGGCTGGTCGTCAAGTCGCGCCCCCTCCAGCTCATTGCCACTGCTGACATTGGGGCCTTCGCCGCAAAGGCTTTCATGTCACCGCGCGAATTCAACGGGAAGGCAATTTCTCTCGCCGGAGATGAGTTAACCTACGAGCAGATGGCGACGCTGTACTCGAAAAAGATACAGTCAGGTGTGCCGGCTACTTGGGCTCTGTTAGCAAGACTGGTGCTCTGGCTGTCGGAGGAGATGAGTACCATGTTTACATTtttcgagaaggagggatATGGAGCGAACATCAAGGAACTCAGGGAGGAGCACCCAGAGCTAATGACTCTTGAAACGTGGCTGGATAAGTCCTCGTTTCCTAAGAAGGATGCTTAGAAGAATCCTTGGATGAAGTGACGTTGCTAGATGGGGGCAGGGAGTTGTTCCAAGTTTGAAGATTCTTGTTACGTCTGTTGAAAGTAGAAAAGGCCGCGAAAGTGGAGGTCATTAATATGTATAGAAATGTAAATTCATGAATAATAGAAGCAGCGTGCCTAAATTATCTTAACTATGAATGAGTTATCAAGCTGCTTCCTGACTTGCCCCCGCCAAGATCCTTAACCCGGTCTACTCTTCAACTACGCCTGCCCCTGCCAGTGCCCCATGATACCACTCAACATATAAAATGCGTGGGACCATTTTGCTACCTACTTTGTTTCTCTTTGTGAAACAGCCCTGCCCATGTTGTTAAATGTTTGCGAGTAGTTTTCAAAGGAGAGCGATCTAGACACCCATCCGACGGGCCGCACCCTCAATATCAAAATCAGAAGACTCTTCCAGCCAAGCATCATCCAGCAGCTTAAAGGTCATTCTCGCAAGTCTGAATGGACTAATCTCCTCGATGCGGGAGCGCACTTCAACCAGAGTTTGTTTCCACTCGGGACCCCCCTTGAGGTGGGAAACTTCAAGACTGATAGTCATCAGCGGATACACGAGCCCGTGGTAGAAAGGCAAGTTTTTGGGGCATGGGATACTGAAAGCCTGATGGGCAGCCTCGACGGATTCCATCAATCGGAACAGAATCATGTCTGTATCTGGGGCCAAATCCTTCgactcgtcgtcgccctGTGCCGTAGGCATGAAGTCGTCGTTGGAGTATCGCTAGCGCCGACGCTGACGGACATCCAAGATGCCAGAAAATCTCCAGAAGTCCCACAGGTAGCGCTGAGCAGGGTCTCCTCCATCGCGCTGCCATGACCAGAATCGCAAGGCAATGTCGTTCCCAGGTtcgccagccatggcggcaaAGATATCAAGGAGAGACCTTGGAACTCCAGTGACAGGTTCCACGCCGTCGAGTCTGCCTTGTTTCCACGAGTCCTGGGCGTTACGAAAGTTTCTCCAGATCCCAATAGTCGGGCTTTTCCTACTCAGCACAAACGAGGGCAAGTCCATGGCACCCAGAGACTCCAGTGCTTGACGGGAACTCGCATCTTGTTCCAAACCTGTGGCGAGCGTTCCCATCGAGGTTTGGAGGAGGTAACCATCTGAAATCAAGCGTAGATGATGAGTGCAAGGCCATCCCTGAAGGAATTGAAATTATCTGTATTAGCTAGTCCTTTGTTGCGGGAATGCCCCCACCTGTAGCACACAAATCGCCGAAAGGATTGGAAAGCAGACTCCCGTGAAAATGGCATTATAAGGTGCCAGCGGTCAACGTGCCGGCCTGTGGGGTCCCTCGCGCCTGGGCTATCTCGGTGCGAAGGGTACTGACAACAACATCGAGGTGCTCTAATGTTGATATAGAAATTCTTCACCTTCGTCATCAAAGGCATTCTGGATGGCTGCTCCGATAAACAACAGAGATTTACTCTGGATTGGTATGGTTTGTGTAAAGTCCTGAACTGTGCAAGAAGTTCCCATTTTGTGAAGCCGTGTTAGGCCTGACACCAAGACTGTTCCTACACCTTAGTGCGGGCTATGGCCAAGGGCTGAAAGCGTTTTGAAGGTCTCTTGAGCCCCAGCCAATGCGGCATTTACTGATAGAGAGCCTGTTGATTCATTCGCGAACCCAAACCCGCTTGCAGCTATCCAAGGGTTCTCCCACGGGGTGTCATTCACTTGATCGGGGCCGGCAGGGTCAATCGATGATCCGAGCCCATGGATAGAAGCTGCAACGCTTGCCATGAAGGTCCTGGGAGTGGGCTGCCGACCAGCTGTGGAAGCATTCTCGCCGGGGAAAGCAGCGCCGGGAA
This genomic interval from Fusarium keratoplasticum isolate Fu6.1 chromosome 9, whole genome shotgun sequence contains the following:
- a CDS encoding NmrA domain-containing protein, producing the protein MSRALLITGATGKQGGSVIRALLAANADFDILAVTRDSSSPSARKLVEKSPRISLVQGNLNDAEGIFDTAKAASKVPIWGVFSVQTPAMNKTGPIIEERQGKALVDAAINHGVQHFVYSSVDRSGAKSFENATNIPHFKSKHNIEHHLVQKSKEAALGWTILRPVAFMENFDGGFLGKVFATSWRLVVKSRPLQLIATADIGAFAAKAFMSPREFNGKAISLAGDELTYEQMATLYSKKIQSGVPATWALLARLVLWLSEEMSTMFTFFEKEGYGANIKELREEHPELMTLETWLDKSSFPKKDA
- a CDS encoding Epimerase domain-containing protein is translated as MSSPASKSVLVTGATGFVASHLILQLLSRNYNVRATIRDSSKESAVRQDLNAAGANNIAKLAFFVADLTKDEGWEAAMDGCDYVHHVASPFPSQAPKDENELLIPAKEGTLRVLQAAARANVKRVIFTSSFAAIGYGKQHKDEFDERDWSDPEGLPVYHKSKLFAERAAWDFVNQQQDSRLELVVLNPVGIFGPVLGQKVSSSIGLIKTMLEGGMAACPRIYFNLVDVRDLADMHILAMTHPKAGGERFIASGDGAPLSLMDVANIIRGQRPEKAAKVPKRQLQDWMVKTIGFVNPQVRSLVPQLGQRRKLSNLQAKRILGWKPRAVEDCLGDTVDSLAQHKLI